GACAGTAGCAGTATTTCCACTGAAATGTCAAACATGCTAATTGCTAACCTGTTAGCTAACATTTTTACAACACCAATAATCACAAAACATTGATGGCTTGACCACAAGATAACACTGTTGAAGGTAATATATTTCTTAAACGCTGTTGAATATGCCGATAATACGGGGTGTTACGCTATGCATACTACCTCTCTTGTTATTTTGACTTGACTCTTTTTGTTGTTAATATTGACTAATGAATGTACTGCATTGTTGAGGGAGCTAgcgcataagcatttcgctgcacctttcatacctgctgtaaactgtgcatgtgacgaataaaTGTAGATTTTAattgacacacatacatacacacacagcgtaCCATGATCCAGGAGTGTAGGGAGATGCTGAGAGTCAGGTAGAgggcagagagcagcagcagggcCCTGAAGCGCTCCAGCAGCAAGGACACCAGGCCCACCTGGAACACGTAGGTGTTGAACAGCATCAGCAGAATGATGATCAGGTTAAACAGGATGGCTATGTCCTGGatactgatagagagagagagagagagagagagaagcttccATTTAGTTAGTTACGTTAAACGAATGAAGACACACAattggacacacgcacacactgtgcTGAGGGACCAGAGTTGAGAAACACTGCTTTTTACATTGTGTCAATCCCCTTTTTCTCCCACCCTTAAATAATTAATTTACATCAGGTCTACCCCCTGGCTCTCCCATCCTTCCCCGCGTCTTACATGAAGAGCACCAgctggacacacgcacacactgtgcTGAGGGACCAGAGTTGAGAAACACTGCTTTTTACATTGTGTCAATCCCCTTTTTCTCCCACCCTTAAATAATTAATTTACATCAGAGTCTACCCCCTGGCTCTCCCATCCTTCCCCGCGTCTTACATGAAGAGCACCAGCTGGACGACGGGCGCCGCCCTCAGCAGCTCGCTGAAGGAGTTGACGAACAGGTCAAAGGTCAACAGGCTCAGCTGGATCAGCAGCACCAGGGAGTAGTTGTTGGTCTGCAGCATCTCCGGGCCGAAGGCTGGGCGCCCGGGCTGTGTGCGGCTCCAAGGAGGATCCAAGGtggcgcacactcacacacacgcagacagagaaacatacacACTAACTATACAGACACAGGTGCACACATGCAGAGGTGCCAGCTGCCGGCTTGAGCTTCTGCACGGCAGCTTGATGTGTCCAATATATGTGTTCACGTAGGGCAGATGCAGGTGCAGTGCGTTTGTTGTTCCTAATTAAGGACTATTCCACTGACTGAGGAGCTCTGTGGCCTGCTATCGGCCAGAGACATTGGAAGAGCTCTCTGAAAATGCTATTGTTAGCTATCAGCATGTTGAAAGTGGAGAGGGTCCTCTTTCCAGCCCAAGAGAATAGTTCCAGCCCACAGTAAAATCGTAGTAGCACACAGTTCCTTATGGCATGGTGTTAGCTTTGAACATCTACAGGCAAAGGTGACAGTCGCTTTCCAATAGGGTGTTCTACCCGCATCACCTTTCTACTGGCTGTAAATCCATTCCACAGCTATATTCAACAGAGACTCTGAAGTAGAGAAAAACAGAGTGAGCAGAGAGTAAACAACATACAGTGGTAAAAATACATCTGTAATAACTTAAAGCAGAATCAAATGATCCAGGCGGAGTTTCTTTTTATAAGGAGAATGGAAATTGATCCTCCTtcccagatgttttttttgtggaaatggtgtGAGAGGGAGACATATGAGAGGGATTAATAGTCTTGGTTGACCCAACTTTGTTTTTACATATTGTAGTGTTACACAAGATCACTGGAGGGGAAAGACTGTTacgtagacaggcaggcaggcaggagggcaagcaggcaaatgacaggtcaggACCTGGATGAAAAGTTGAATTTCACTGAGTGGAGAAATCTTCACTGTCTGAACTATTCCCCTTCTTAGTGACACTACCTGGTGCGTACGTCTGTTTCCCAAACATAAATACATGTactgtacacacgcacgcacacaaaggGTTACTCAAAATACTTGATATGACTCTGTTGCATGAACATCCAGTACAGTATCACTGAGTGGTCCAATACGCATCTTAATCAGTCTGTTTTTTAATTTCCCAAAATATGAATACCCTAAACTTGTCTAAATGTGACATGACATGTGTGGATGTAGAACTATAAGGCCATGTCTAGACTTGACAATTCATGCAGCTTTAGTATTCTGATCATAGCGTTCTGATCGCGTAATTCCCGAACGGGTCACGCATCTACACCTACATTTAAAATGTGTCTACCGTGTCCACAGTGTGTCTGGATTCCTATATTCAAATGCCAGTATGCATTCTACAAATGATTTGGCCCTATGCTCAAAATATTCCATGGCTGACAAGATACAAATAACAAGAACTGGCATCATATTTGGGTCTAAATGATGTTGTCTTTCCGTAGGTGTGTACAATACTTTAGGTGTGCCTGATTTGGCTTGCCCGGCACAATAGTACCCATGGGATAGTTCTAAAAACGCAAACCCTCCCCAGCCGACACGCCAATGACACCAGGTGAGCTAAACCAAGCGCAACTAAAgtaactgaaaaaaaaaaaaaacaattgaccCAGGTCTGACTGGCACTGTCTGTGTCCAAACCAAGATCACTTCTGAACAGGGTTGGTTTAGGCACTGTATACTGTAACTTAATTAGTTAAAAGTAAACTGTCCCACCTCGACACAATTAACAAGACCTGACCTTTGCACCTTGTAAAAGTCACTTGTCTGGTCTGAGTGGCACAATGGTAACCTCACCGCCACTGTCACCCGCTGGGAGTGTTTCATAAAGGGGACAGGATTGTGACTGGATAACCCTGTGTGTTATGCTGCCCTATGCCATGCTCACAGAAATAAGGCCCTGTCCAATACGGACACTTGGGACATAGACTTGAGGGATTAAACTATTCACTCGCTCAGTCATGTTGTAACCGGTAATTTCTGTAACCAGTCATGGCCATAGCCAGTCTTTGCCATAGCCAGTCATCGCCATGCAGTCTAGCGTATTTCCACCATAGGAACTGGAGTTATGGCCTTGAGTGTTGACTTTGACTTAAAGAGTGTTTAATGCCTAAATTGGATGCCCCAATGAAGGGGAGAAGTAGTTCAGAAGTGGGATCTTTCTTTAAGATAGACAATTAGGCAATTCTTATacctttctcctgaagtgtgcactcctGCACTCTTCCCCACACATTCAAAATAATTGGATTGTTGTAGCTAGATTGGTTTTCCCCACTATATTTCTTACACTAGTTTCCTTTCAAATCCATTAACGGAAGTGATCAAGTGCTGAAGATCATTGGGACTCAGAGATGGTCTGCTTTATACTATAGCATGGCCTACTGGATTAAGACCATTGACCTACTGTAGCCTAGGCCACTCTAGCTGCAAGAGCAGAGAAGCCTATACATAACCATGACCCCATTAACCTATACATGTGTTTACCCTTTAACATCAACCCCTTCTGTTAGAAGGAGCAACATAACAATGATGTTGATGTTGACTTATGACCTCTTACTTTACATAGTCATGACATTCAGTACAATGATACCTACAGTACTGGTATTCAACTAGGATTTATGCTGTAGTCTTACATTCACTCTGCCTGGGAATCAAGGCTTCAAGTGTTGTGGCCTCCAAGTGTAAAAATAATGACCAAACCAGGCTATTATGTGGTCTGAGTCCTATCCATCACAGATTGACAGCTTGGCATGAGTTGTGATTTAAAATTGGTATGTTGGTGGCAGCGGTGGGATCAAGTAGTGCGGTGGATTTTTGGAGCTAAAAAGTACCAGCATATTCACAAAccatacttaacaaaaatataaatacaacatgtaaagtgttggtcccatgttgcatgatctgaaattaaagatcatagacattttccatacgcacaaaaaacgtatttctctcagatgttgtgcacaaatttgtttacatccctgtgagtgagcatttctcctttgccaagataatccatccacctgaggtgtggcatatcaagaagctgattaaacagcaatatcattacacaggtgcaccttgtgctggggaaaataaaaggccactttagaatgtgcagttttgtcatacaacccaatgtcacagatgtctcacgttttgagggagcgtgcaattggcatgctgactgcaggaatgtccaccagagctgttgccagataattgtatgttaatttctccatcataagctgcctccaatgtcgttagAGAACTGCCAGATTAGAGAATCTGGCAGTACGCCCAACCTGCCTCACagtcgcagaccacgtgtatggcatcgtgtggtcgagtgatttgctgatgtcaacgttgtgaacagattgTCCTCCATggaggcggtggggttatggtatgggcaggcataaggtacggacaatgaacacaattgtattttatcgacagcaatttgaatgcacagagaatcCACAGCCATCACCTCATCTTT
This genomic stretch from Salmo salar chromosome ssa26, Ssal_v3.1, whole genome shotgun sequence harbors:
- the LOC106587085 gene encoding transmembrane protein 138 gives rise to the protein MLQTNNYSLVLLIQLSLLTFDLFVNSFSELLRAAPVVQLVLFIIQDIAILFNLIIILLMLFNTYVFQVGLVSLLLERFRALLLLSALYLTLSISLHSWIMNLRWQKSNRYVWTDGLQVIFVFQRIASVLYYYFYKRTTEYLGDPRLYEDSPWLRDAFANARARQ